The Arthrobacter alpinus genome contains a region encoding:
- a CDS encoding ArsR/SmtB family transcription factor, with translation MSSQPESVRSAATESPSLVHEVEPGPELLDAAAATLRMLAEPTRLHLLWQLSDGPKTVSELTAAAGVPRTVASQHLAKLRHSGLVDTRKEGRNVIYSLRDGHLVRLIRETINHADHQLTGEPLHN, from the coding sequence TTGAGCAGTCAACCGGAGAGCGTGCGCAGCGCGGCCACTGAATCCCCCTCGCTCGTCCATGAAGTCGAGCCCGGCCCCGAACTCCTGGACGCCGCAGCAGCGACGTTGCGGATGCTGGCCGAACCGACGCGCCTGCACCTGCTCTGGCAACTCTCCGATGGACCCAAGACTGTTTCAGAACTGACCGCCGCTGCCGGTGTGCCCCGCACCGTGGCCAGCCAGCATCTGGCCAAGCTGCGCCATAGCGGCCTGGTAGATACCCGCAAAGAGGGCCGCAACGTGATCTACTCCCTGCGTGATGGTCACCTGGTGCGGTTGATCCGGGAAACCATCAACCACGCCGACCACCAATTGACCGGCGAACCCCTCCACAACTAA
- a CDS encoding MFS transporter translates to MLSVLKNTTYRRLFSAQVVALVGTGLLTVALGLLAFDLAGKDAGAVMGTALTVKMAAYVGFAPVINALVARLPKKPVLIGADLLRAGMALCLPFITETWQIYVLIFVLQSASATFTPAFQSLIPQVLKDERDYTRALSLSRLAYDMEALVSPALAALLLTVISYNNLFLGTVVGFLFSASMVMFTRLPRTEQAAGVQTSLWHRTTLGTRIFWRNRRLRSLLALNLVVAAPTALVLVNTVVYVRETLHRPATDLALALACFGVGSMIVALCAPKFLDSFGDRVVMLTGAALLPVVLAGATVLTFLPPGPGQWWWLLGLWFLLGAGNSTILTPSSRLLRNASTEETAPYVFTAQFSLSHACYIITYPLAGWIGAAFGLGPAALALTFIAMIGSAGAFLSWPRHSLTDAPAVETEEVTIEQSTGERAQRGH, encoded by the coding sequence ATGCTTTCTGTTCTGAAAAATACGACGTACCGGCGACTGTTTTCCGCCCAAGTAGTGGCCTTGGTAGGCACCGGGTTGTTGACGGTGGCGCTGGGTTTGCTGGCGTTTGACCTGGCCGGCAAGGATGCCGGCGCCGTGATGGGCACGGCGTTGACGGTGAAGATGGCCGCCTATGTCGGATTCGCCCCGGTCATCAATGCGCTGGTGGCCAGGCTGCCGAAGAAGCCGGTGTTGATCGGTGCCGACCTGCTCCGTGCGGGCATGGCCTTGTGCCTGCCGTTCATTACCGAAACATGGCAGATCTATGTGTTGATCTTCGTGCTGCAGTCCGCCTCCGCCACGTTCACCCCGGCGTTCCAATCCTTGATTCCCCAGGTGTTGAAGGACGAGCGAGACTACACGCGAGCATTGTCCCTGTCACGGTTGGCCTATGACATGGAAGCCTTGGTCAGCCCGGCCTTGGCGGCCTTGCTGTTGACGGTGATCAGTTACAACAACCTGTTCCTCGGGACCGTGGTCGGATTCCTGTTCTCCGCCTCGATGGTGATGTTCACCCGGTTGCCAAGAACCGAGCAAGCTGCAGGGGTGCAGACCTCGTTGTGGCACCGGACCACGCTGGGAACCCGCATTTTCTGGCGGAACCGGCGCCTTCGGTCCTTGCTGGCCCTCAATCTTGTGGTCGCAGCCCCCACCGCCTTGGTGCTGGTCAACACGGTTGTCTATGTCCGTGAAACCCTGCACCGTCCCGCAACCGATCTTGCCCTGGCACTGGCCTGCTTCGGGGTTGGCTCGATGATCGTCGCACTCTGCGCGCCCAAGTTCTTGGATAGCTTCGGTGACCGGGTGGTCATGCTCACCGGCGCCGCTTTGCTGCCTGTTGTGTTGGCTGGGGCCACCGTCCTGACGTTCCTGCCGCCCGGGCCTGGGCAGTGGTGGTGGTTGTTGGGGTTGTGGTTCCTGCTCGGTGCAGGCAATTCCACGATCCTGACGCCGTCCTCCCGGCTTTTGCGCAATGCCTCCACGGAGGAAACCGCACCGTACGTTTTCACGGCCCAGTTTTCCCTCTCACACGCCTGCTACATCATCACCTACCCGCTGGCCGGGTGGATCGGTGCCGCCTTTGGATTGGGGCCGGCTGCGCTGGCACTGACTTTTATTGCGATGATAGGTAGTGCAGGTGCATTCCTGTCCTGGCCCCGCCATTCCCTGACGGATGCCCCAGCTGTAGAAACTGAGGAAGTGACCATTGAGCAGTCAACCGGAGAGCGTGCGCAGCGCGGCCACTGA
- a CDS encoding ArsR/SmtB family transcription factor, whose translation MLPISSFRADAFDAPEFLPEPLPEPSLDDIRLEAIFGALSQPLRLTIIQKLLLESESYDHSCSWFGFNRPKSSLTHHFKALREAGLIRQRQYGLERRSRVRTADLNARFPGLLDLVVAWIARS comes from the coding sequence ATGTTACCGATATCCAGTTTCCGGGCGGATGCTTTTGACGCGCCAGAGTTCTTGCCTGAGCCGCTTCCGGAACCGTCACTTGATGACATTCGTCTTGAAGCTATTTTCGGTGCGCTATCGCAGCCGCTACGGCTGACCATTATCCAGAAACTCCTCTTGGAGTCCGAGAGCTACGATCACTCCTGTAGCTGGTTCGGGTTCAATCGCCCGAAGTCATCGCTCACTCACCACTTCAAGGCCCTCCGTGAGGCAGGCCTGATCCGGCAGCGCCAGTACGGATTGGAACGGCGTAGCCGGGTGCGCACCGCGGACCTCAACGCTCGTTTCCCTGGGCTGCTCGATTTGGTCGTGGCCTGGATAGCTCGGTCCTAG
- a CDS encoding DUF6282 family protein codes for MIDVHYHAGPDITRRRHSVVQAGRHYLAASGWVVVKSHLDSTAAAAWEARQEGFPVSGSVVLNALAGGVDHRVVQRAAFAHGVDSPARLVVYLPTLTPHPHASALTAEPFHPQFYREKWSHARVMDDSGHLRPEVLDVLRCARDLDLVVATGHCRRDEALAIVDAAADIGLDRLLLTHATHPLSGFSESDVGLLSSAGHVWVEITALMVLMGHRHLDHLARLVASHPRVLLSSDLGQPTQPDVPEAWATIDTWLGDLGIDREAMTVSIPHQLLAGS; via the coding sequence ATGATCGATGTCCACTATCACGCGGGCCCTGACATCACCAGGCGTCGTCACTCCGTAGTTCAGGCGGGTCGACACTACCTCGCCGCATCAGGATGGGTGGTTGTGAAGAGTCACCTGGATTCCACCGCGGCCGCAGCCTGGGAAGCTCGTCAAGAAGGGTTCCCAGTGTCCGGATCGGTTGTACTGAATGCTCTCGCTGGGGGTGTGGACCACCGAGTGGTGCAGCGAGCCGCGTTCGCCCACGGCGTTGACAGTCCTGCTCGACTAGTCGTCTATCTACCCACCCTCACCCCACACCCCCATGCGTCGGCGCTGACGGCCGAGCCATTTCATCCGCAGTTCTACCGGGAGAAATGGTCCCACGCCCGGGTAATGGATGACTCCGGCCACCTGCGACCGGAAGTACTCGATGTTCTGCGCTGCGCCCGTGACCTCGATCTTGTCGTAGCGACTGGGCATTGCCGACGCGATGAAGCACTCGCCATCGTCGATGCAGCCGCCGATATCGGTCTCGATCGGCTGCTACTGACTCATGCCACCCATCCTCTCTCCGGGTTTTCGGAATCGGATGTCGGGCTATTGTCCTCCGCCGGGCACGTCTGGGTGGAAATCACGGCACTGATGGTACTGATGGGTCATCGCCACCTCGATCACCTGGCAAGGCTGGTCGCCTCGCACCCACGGGTGCTACTGTCCTCCGACCTCGGACAGCCAACCCAACCCGACGTTCCAGAGGCCTGGGCAACGATCGACACCTGGTTAGGTGACCTCGGCATCGATAGGGAGGCCATGACCGTGTCCATCCCACACCAACTCCTCGCCGGGAGCTGA
- a CDS encoding isocitrate/isopropylmalate dehydrogenase family protein, producing MDIAVLPGDGIGPEVVEAALPVIGKVGLDWNLQFGDVGWPFWLSDGDPVPDATWKLLERTDSCLLGAITSKPAREAESELPFALQGLDRKFISPVIQLRQRLGLYANVRPVADIHEGRFNFAVIRENTEGLYAGFDYHGLSNPLWELVKDHPNAAQSGADNSSVTLRLQTRAGIDRLLRFGFEYAVSQHHQLLTLADKPNVLRSSSNFLRSRLEIMAEEYPGIETEILNVDAVALWMVRRPERFGVIVAENMFGDILSDLGAGVMGGLGLASSANLGDHGSYFEPVHGSAPGMAKQSKANPLAMILTISQLADHLGNAEEAERIRKAVRTVVRDGTALTYDLGGRSTTREAANAVLAVL from the coding sequence ATGGACATAGCTGTGCTTCCTGGCGACGGGATTGGACCTGAAGTTGTCGAGGCCGCATTGCCCGTAATAGGCAAGGTTGGGCTGGACTGGAACCTGCAGTTCGGCGACGTAGGGTGGCCGTTCTGGCTGTCGGACGGGGACCCCGTACCCGACGCCACATGGAAACTTCTCGAACGCACGGACAGCTGCCTGCTCGGGGCAATAACAAGCAAGCCGGCGCGTGAGGCCGAATCTGAGCTTCCGTTTGCTCTGCAGGGGCTCGACCGCAAATTCATCTCACCGGTAATCCAGCTGCGGCAACGGCTGGGTCTCTACGCGAACGTCCGCCCCGTGGCCGACATTCACGAAGGACGCTTCAATTTCGCTGTCATTCGGGAGAACACCGAGGGGCTCTATGCCGGATTCGACTACCACGGGTTAAGTAACCCCTTGTGGGAACTGGTCAAGGACCACCCCAACGCGGCCCAATCTGGTGCCGACAACAGCAGTGTCACGTTACGGCTCCAAACCCGCGCCGGCATCGACCGGCTGCTTCGATTCGGTTTCGAATACGCAGTCTCACAACATCATCAGCTGCTCACCCTCGCGGACAAACCGAACGTGCTGAGATCCAGCAGCAATTTTCTGAGGAGCCGACTCGAAATCATGGCCGAGGAGTACCCCGGTATTGAGACCGAGATCCTCAACGTAGACGCAGTGGCACTGTGGATGGTGCGCCGACCGGAGCGCTTCGGTGTGATCGTTGCCGAGAACATGTTCGGTGACATCCTTTCTGACCTCGGCGCCGGAGTGATGGGAGGGCTGGGACTAGCTTCTAGTGCAAACCTCGGCGACCACGGGAGCTATTTCGAGCCAGTACATGGCAGCGCACCGGGAATGGCCAAGCAGTCCAAGGCGAACCCACTCGCTATGATCCTCACCATCTCACAGCTCGCCGATCACCTAGGAAACGCCGAGGAAGCCGAACGTATCCGGAAAGCGGTACGCACCGTCGTTCGCGATGGTACAGCACTCACCTACGACCTTGGCGGCCGTTCAACTACCCGCGAAGCCGCTAACGCTGTCCTGGCGGTGCTCTGA
- a CDS encoding NAD(P)H-dependent flavin oxidoreductase → MIKTALTELLGITHPIVSAPMGGVSGGALAAAVTAAGGLGLVGVSYGDGEFISTHLPEAARDGGVWGAGMVMFTFDERPGLLEQVLSYAPPVVALSFGNADQTTRYVETCREGGAHVFVQVHDLEQARLAVDVGASGIIAQGSEAGGHHADRATFPFLPAVADLVGGRVPVIAAGGIGDGRGLAAALALGADGVMVGTRFAASSESLTSKGFRDQLVAATTADTMNTRAFDIVREIPWSPAYQARAIANAFTVDWHGRDEELAARAREIEPIWASAAGHDDVTQRAMFAGEVVDIVKEILPAGDIVRLIADGASEALRSLNQRVSHTS, encoded by the coding sequence GTGATAAAGACTGCATTGACGGAACTCCTGGGAATCACTCATCCCATCGTGTCAGCTCCTATGGGGGGCGTCTCGGGTGGAGCGCTAGCAGCTGCAGTGACTGCGGCTGGCGGGCTCGGCTTGGTCGGTGTGAGTTACGGAGACGGAGAGTTCATTTCGACCCACCTGCCGGAAGCAGCGAGAGACGGCGGGGTTTGGGGTGCGGGCATGGTCATGTTCACATTCGATGAACGCCCGGGGCTTCTCGAACAGGTGCTGAGCTATGCGCCTCCGGTAGTTGCCCTGTCTTTCGGCAACGCCGACCAGACGACTCGCTACGTCGAAACTTGTCGAGAGGGTGGCGCCCATGTGTTCGTGCAGGTGCACGACCTAGAACAAGCCCGGCTCGCTGTGGACGTCGGAGCCAGCGGCATAATCGCTCAAGGCTCAGAAGCTGGTGGACACCATGCAGATAGGGCTACGTTCCCCTTCCTTCCTGCAGTCGCTGACTTGGTAGGTGGTCGCGTGCCGGTAATCGCCGCCGGGGGAATTGGTGATGGCCGCGGACTCGCGGCGGCCCTAGCACTCGGTGCCGATGGAGTGATGGTTGGAACACGTTTCGCGGCGAGCTCTGAATCGTTGACCTCAAAAGGTTTCCGAGACCAGTTAGTCGCTGCAACAACTGCGGACACCATGAATACTCGCGCCTTCGATATTGTGCGAGAAATCCCGTGGAGTCCGGCTTACCAGGCACGAGCCATCGCCAATGCTTTCACCGTTGACTGGCACGGACGGGATGAAGAACTCGCCGCCCGCGCTCGTGAAATCGAACCGATCTGGGCTTCAGCCGCGGGCCATGACGATGTGACCCAGCGAGCGATGTTCGCTGGGGAGGTCGTCGACATCGTCAAAGAAATTCTGCCTGCCGGTGACATCGTTCGGCTTATTGCCGACGGGGCTTCCGAGGCCCTTCGATCTCTCAATCAACGCGTCAGCCACACGTCCTAA
- a CDS encoding MFS transporter yields the protein MNNIAHQTHTPQNPQTAKPTTPHTRAPKRQNLAMLLAASLVTAVFALSNSPTPLYVRWQAQLGFSAGTLTLVFAAYIVGLLLTLLVAGQLADQIGRKPVLIPGLVLAIVACVLFATAETVLVLGIARFLTGVSVGVIVSAGMAAVVDLAANERKRQASLAASVAMVLGAGLGPLLAGIYAQLLPNPVVPLFVTELIVLTVALVIAIVLPLKQHHTTQPATRDRRWRLPSVPREYQIHVLLGIAVFAPGITATSFVLSLGPSVLSTLLGITSPLIAGGMACAMFLAATGVQFAVARFSIRTIFLLGASATMLAMGSLILAVTASLSAILVLSAVLAGIGQGLGQLGGLTLIGTRVPGVHRAQANSLLNIGGYIPAGIIPVATGFLIDGIGLGAGATGFAMVLVAAAAAAFMFVARELPKA from the coding sequence ATGAACAACATCGCGCACCAAACACATACGCCACAAAATCCCCAAACAGCCAAACCGACAACTCCCCACACCCGTGCCCCGAAGCGCCAGAACCTGGCGATGCTCCTCGCGGCTTCGCTCGTGACAGCGGTCTTCGCACTATCAAACTCGCCAACACCGCTCTATGTGCGATGGCAGGCTCAACTAGGGTTCTCCGCTGGCACCCTGACACTGGTTTTTGCGGCCTACATCGTCGGCCTGCTGTTGACCCTCCTGGTGGCTGGACAACTCGCCGACCAGATTGGTCGCAAGCCCGTACTTATCCCCGGCCTGGTGTTGGCAATTGTGGCCTGCGTTCTCTTCGCCACGGCCGAGACAGTTCTGGTACTTGGCATTGCTCGTTTCCTCACTGGCGTCTCCGTGGGCGTCATTGTGTCGGCCGGGATGGCCGCTGTGGTCGACCTGGCCGCCAATGAGCGCAAGAGGCAAGCATCGCTCGCAGCCTCCGTCGCCATGGTTCTAGGCGCCGGCCTCGGCCCATTGTTGGCCGGGATCTACGCGCAGCTGCTGCCCAATCCGGTCGTACCGCTCTTTGTCACCGAACTCATTGTGCTCACGGTGGCCCTGGTCATCGCGATCGTCTTGCCGTTGAAACAGCATCACACCACGCAACCAGCCACTAGAGACCGGCGCTGGCGACTACCTAGCGTGCCTCGGGAGTACCAGATTCACGTCTTGCTCGGCATTGCGGTATTCGCGCCCGGCATTACCGCAACCTCGTTCGTATTGTCACTGGGACCCTCGGTTCTGTCGACCCTGCTCGGCATCACGAGCCCCCTCATTGCCGGCGGCATGGCCTGCGCCATGTTCCTCGCCGCGACCGGTGTGCAATTTGCGGTTGCACGGTTCTCCATTCGCACGATCTTCCTGCTCGGAGCGTCGGCCACGATGCTGGCAATGGGCTCATTGATCCTCGCTGTTACGGCCTCGCTATCGGCAATCCTTGTCCTCTCAGCGGTCTTGGCCGGAATCGGCCAAGGGCTCGGGCAACTGGGCGGATTGACCCTTATCGGCACCCGAGTGCCCGGCGTCCACCGCGCCCAGGCAAACTCACTGCTAAACATCGGTGGCTACATCCCGGCCGGGATCATCCCAGTGGCCACCGGATTCCTCATCGACGGCATCGGTCTGGGGGCCGGCGCCACCGGGTTCGCCATGGTGCTTGTTGCGGCCGCCGCAGCAGCATTCATGTTCGTCGCCCGAGAACTACCCAAAGCCTAG
- a CDS encoding LysR family transcriptional regulator yields the protein MSVAFSTSEETTSYAVPELLEPISTLDDIDIRHIRYFLAVVRCGSVSAAAAELNVSQPSLSQQIIRLEQRVGFCLFERKPRGVEVTSAGLAFLKGVEHIPHAVRAAIVAASPHRNTITIGICSGISYPTISDVSEMIRKSIISEGSWCDMPRFQLKSISSSSQGASLRLGDIDIGIVRIPLTDPSLTMVPFNVEELGVLMAAGHPLAEFNALSWADLRGQRLLWGNSSDDQEYSRALLMAFRHRGWDPMLENVDIHRPELTIHALNHALRDTVAVYPRSSFQSSPDVQWRPLAESPVTETLAFAAVTGTRYATLIDHLADNI from the coding sequence ATGTCGGTTGCTTTCTCGACGTCTGAAGAGACGACTTCTTATGCGGTTCCTGAGCTGCTGGAACCTATCAGCACACTCGATGACATTGACATCCGTCATATTCGCTATTTTCTGGCCGTGGTGCGCTGCGGTTCTGTTTCCGCCGCTGCGGCCGAGCTGAATGTGTCGCAGCCCAGTCTCAGCCAACAAATCATTCGCCTGGAGCAACGGGTTGGCTTCTGTCTGTTCGAGCGCAAACCCCGCGGTGTAGAAGTCACATCGGCCGGTCTGGCCTTTCTCAAAGGGGTGGAGCACATCCCGCACGCGGTTCGGGCGGCTATCGTCGCGGCGTCCCCGCACCGCAACACGATAACAATAGGGATCTGTTCCGGTATCTCCTACCCGACGATCTCGGATGTCTCGGAGATGATCCGCAAATCGATCATCTCCGAGGGAAGCTGGTGTGACATGCCACGCTTTCAGTTGAAATCCATTTCGTCGAGCAGTCAGGGCGCCTCGCTCCGTTTAGGGGACATTGACATAGGTATAGTTCGGATTCCGCTGACCGATCCGAGTCTGACCATGGTTCCGTTCAACGTGGAGGAACTTGGTGTCTTGATGGCCGCTGGACACCCGCTAGCTGAATTCAATGCCTTGAGTTGGGCCGATCTGCGAGGGCAGCGGTTGCTTTGGGGCAATTCCTCTGACGATCAGGAATACTCCCGCGCGCTGCTCATGGCATTCCGGCATAGGGGTTGGGATCCAATGCTGGAAAACGTGGACATTCATCGTCCGGAACTGACCATTCATGCCCTGAACCACGCCCTACGGGATACGGTTGCCGTATATCCAAGAAGTTCCTTTCAGAGCTCTCCTGATGTTCAGTGGCGGCCACTGGCCGAGTCTCCGGTCACCGAGACCCTGGCCTTTGCTGCGGTCACCGGCACCCGGTACGCCACGCTGATCGACCATCTCGCCGACAATATTTAG
- a CDS encoding RraA family protein, giving the protein MSASTSHTTPPATVSNEEALARLKALDTASLSDAMDSLEVPCVLSGIQAQVPGATVAGIAFTVTYRPINPAVTGFRNAANYIDDVPPGAVIVVDNGGSTECTTWGGLLTSVARRREIAGTVIHGSARDVREIREHNYPLFSTAVHMVSGKNRVELASTGEDVLIGAVRVQAGDFVVADDNGAIVIPHNNVIEVITRAEQVERTEELISLASDSGLRLDEARRQFRYDRPWDGPDRPQS; this is encoded by the coding sequence ATGTCCGCCTCCACATCGCACACTACCCCGCCAGCCACTGTGAGTAATGAAGAGGCGTTGGCTCGATTGAAGGCCCTCGACACAGCCTCTCTATCCGATGCTATGGACAGTCTCGAGGTGCCGTGCGTACTCTCTGGTATTCAGGCTCAGGTTCCCGGCGCAACCGTCGCCGGCATCGCGTTCACAGTGACCTACCGCCCCATCAACCCGGCCGTGACCGGGTTTCGGAACGCAGCGAACTACATCGACGATGTACCTCCCGGCGCCGTCATCGTTGTCGACAATGGCGGATCGACCGAATGTACTACCTGGGGCGGCCTTCTGACCTCGGTCGCGAGACGACGTGAGATCGCTGGCACGGTCATTCACGGGTCTGCCCGGGACGTTCGGGAGATCCGTGAACACAACTACCCGCTATTCAGTACGGCGGTGCACATGGTCAGCGGTAAGAACCGTGTAGAGCTCGCCAGTACCGGCGAAGACGTCCTCATCGGGGCCGTCCGAGTGCAGGCCGGTGACTTTGTCGTGGCCGACGACAACGGGGCCATCGTTATTCCGCATAACAACGTCATCGAAGTAATCACACGGGCCGAACAAGTCGAACGTACCGAAGAACTCATATCTCTGGCGTCCGATTCTGGGCTTCGCCTCGATGAGGCACGCCGTCAGTTCCGTTACGACCGACCGTGGGACGGCCCGGACCGCCCCCAGTCATGA
- a CDS encoding FAD-binding protein — MTDIYDLIVVGHGAAGLAAAVTYAQETTADKSKRIAVLERSPIEERGGATQWTGAFLRITQDLQLDTDWTDRMDRASGGRADLDYCRAIEADTPDAIRFLQQGGVGINFAPFPFPHTFSGGVPSMLPPASPEGGGASIVSTLSAILESDSRVDLRYDTEAVTLTRSADGAITGITIRESDGRMTTLTAPAVILACGGFEGNYDMLTQHVGPRAKDLPPIAPGISNNRGDALRMVLEVGGDTAGQFDGIHSEPVDRRSSAADAVLYGYPAGIFVNAAVERFFDEGQDTWDNTFEHIGYEIWKNQNQEAYWVGDARSMQIEGFMNSFLSDVPPEQSESLAGLADKLGIDPEALSRTVHDFNAATGPEPFDHTLMDGKSTHGITPPKSNWATPIEEPPFVGIPVTAAICFTYGGVRTDLSARVLTAADQPIPGLYAAGEATGLFHNEYPPATSVLRSIIFGRRAGSHVAAGASAS; from the coding sequence ATGACTGATATCTATGACCTCATCGTGGTAGGCCACGGCGCTGCTGGCCTGGCCGCTGCCGTCACTTACGCACAAGAAACGACGGCCGACAAGAGCAAGAGGATTGCAGTACTCGAACGCTCCCCAATTGAGGAACGTGGAGGTGCTACGCAGTGGACCGGCGCATTCCTCCGAATTACCCAGGATTTGCAGCTAGACACCGACTGGACAGACCGAATGGATCGGGCCTCTGGCGGCCGCGCCGACCTCGACTACTGCCGTGCCATAGAAGCCGACACTCCCGATGCGATCAGATTCCTCCAACAAGGCGGGGTTGGCATCAATTTCGCACCCTTTCCCTTCCCCCACACATTTAGTGGAGGAGTCCCGTCTATGCTTCCCCCTGCCAGCCCAGAAGGAGGTGGGGCATCGATCGTTTCAACGCTGTCCGCCATTCTCGAATCTGACTCTCGGGTAGATCTGCGATACGACACCGAAGCGGTGACGCTGACACGGTCCGCTGATGGTGCGATCACGGGAATCACTATTCGGGAAAGCGATGGGCGGATGACGACCCTCACGGCACCCGCAGTCATCTTGGCCTGCGGCGGGTTCGAGGGCAACTATGACATGCTCACCCAGCATGTCGGACCGCGAGCAAAGGATTTGCCGCCCATTGCGCCTGGAATTTCCAACAATCGGGGCGACGCCCTACGCATGGTTCTGGAAGTGGGCGGTGATACCGCCGGGCAGTTCGATGGCATCCATTCAGAACCCGTCGATCGGCGCAGCTCGGCTGCCGACGCTGTTCTCTATGGGTATCCGGCCGGAATCTTCGTCAACGCGGCTGTCGAGCGGTTCTTCGATGAGGGCCAAGACACATGGGACAACACCTTCGAGCACATCGGATACGAGATCTGGAAGAACCAGAATCAGGAGGCTTACTGGGTCGGTGACGCCCGGTCGATGCAGATCGAAGGGTTCATGAATTCCTTCCTGAGTGACGTTCCACCAGAGCAATCGGAGAGTCTCGCCGGCTTGGCAGACAAGCTCGGCATCGATCCGGAAGCACTCTCGCGAACCGTCCACGACTTTAATGCCGCGACCGGTCCCGAACCGTTTGATCACACCCTCATGGATGGAAAATCCACACATGGGATAACCCCGCCGAAATCGAATTGGGCCACGCCGATCGAGGAGCCCCCATTTGTCGGTATCCCCGTCACAGCAGCAATCTGCTTCACCTATGGCGGAGTGCGGACAGACTTGTCCGCTCGTGTCCTCACGGCTGCTGACCAACCGATTCCTGGCCTCTATGCGGCGGGGGAAGCAACCGGCCTGTTCCACAACGAATATCCGCCCGCGACTTCGGTATTGCGGTCGATCATCTTTGGTCGTCGTGCAGGGTCACACGTCGCCGCCGGAGCATCAGCTTCTTAG
- a CDS encoding NAD(P)H-dependent oxidoreductase, with protein sequence MNTLVIIAHPDLSTSTINAAWVEALRESGQVTVHALYEEYPTGQIDVAREQRLLEQHDRIILQFPFRWYSSPSLLKFWLDVVLERGWAYGPGGTALQHKELGVAVSTWSTRSDYEVPGPYNRTLDELTSPFEVTAKRVGMSYLPGFFLTGVGRVTAAGLTENSAQYVQHVLGFE encoded by the coding sequence ATGAACACCCTCGTGATCATTGCCCACCCCGACCTGTCAACCTCCACCATCAACGCGGCCTGGGTTGAGGCCCTGCGCGAGAGTGGCCAGGTCACCGTTCACGCCCTCTACGAGGAGTACCCCACCGGGCAGATTGACGTAGCCCGGGAGCAGCGACTACTGGAACAGCACGACCGCATCATTCTCCAGTTTCCGTTCCGGTGGTACAGCAGCCCTTCCCTGCTGAAGTTCTGGCTGGATGTCGTGCTGGAGCGCGGGTGGGCCTATGGGCCAGGCGGCACGGCTCTGCAACATAAAGAGCTCGGCGTGGCCGTCTCCACCTGGTCCACGCGGAGCGATTACGAAGTTCCCGGTCCCTACAACCGAACCCTCGACGAGCTCACCAGCCCCTTCGAGGTGACCGCCAAGCGGGTCGGCATGAGCTACCTCCCCGGGTTCTTCCTCACTGGCGTGGGCCGGGTAACCGCCGCAGGCCTCACCGAAAATTCCGCTCAGTACGTCCAGCACGTATTGGGGTTTGAGTAG
- a CDS encoding antibiotic biosynthesis monooxygenase, with translation MLHILTLSYLQDPETMTLHKEGHVAWLHEQLNAGRVIIAGPQPSGQGGLIVTANLSEAQVCELIATDPWVGAGLVSYDRTSVDAKYLAPGLFTNPANDDSVTLINVALTKDPEASIDLLSDAVDYVAGAAEGFRGSRLLTSVQNDTVINLAHWDSEDQFNAIFNDPDFTSRYAAFAETTESSRYRLYRTKRVISPAR, from the coding sequence ATGCTGCACATTCTGACTCTTTCCTACCTGCAGGACCCCGAAACCATGACTCTCCACAAAGAGGGCCACGTTGCGTGGCTGCATGAGCAGCTTAACGCTGGCCGTGTGATTATCGCGGGGCCGCAACCTTCCGGTCAGGGAGGCTTAATCGTCACGGCAAATCTGTCAGAAGCACAAGTCTGTGAGCTGATCGCGACCGATCCGTGGGTAGGAGCAGGACTCGTTTCCTACGACCGCACCAGCGTCGATGCCAAGTACCTCGCCCCGGGTTTGTTCACCAACCCTGCGAACGACGATTCGGTAACACTGATCAATGTAGCGCTCACTAAGGATCCTGAGGCCTCGATCGACCTGCTCAGCGATGCGGTCGACTATGTTGCCGGTGCCGCCGAGGGCTTCCGTGGATCTCGCCTTCTGACGAGTGTGCAGAACGACACGGTCATCAACCTCGCGCATTGGGACAGCGAGGACCAATTCAATGCGATCTTCAATGACCCAGACTTTACTTCACGCTATGCGGCGTTTGCCGAGACTACGGAGTCCTCCCGATACCGCTTGTACCGTACCAAGCGCGTGATCAGCCCCGCTCGCTAA